The DNA segment aGTTAAAGTTAAAGACTAATtcgtaaataaaaaaagttcataTTCAAAAAATGAAGAACTGAACAGAatttcttcaaatttgaagaaatACCGTTTAATTcttcaaaatttgaataaatgaaaaaatgaaGTGCCTTTGAAgctaaaattaaacaaaaattggGCAAAAAGTGGAAATTGAagaaccattggagatggtctgaTGACCATATCTATATCCATTGAACCGTATAGTAGAATATGCGCTATGCCCTAAAGTGAACTTTTCACTAAATATCATTGGAAGAAGGAAGTCGAGCTGCGGCCGAGTCAGAGTGTTCAAGTACACTTCACACTCTGGAGCTTGAAGATCATCATATAGCAGATCGTTATCTTGACGGTGCTCGTCGTTGAAATTGTCGTTGGTGATGCAGAGTATGTTCTTTTCACCGGGATCTACATTACACTGATGCGTCGACCAGCATGAACCAAGTTATAAGAATTTGTATTGGTTGacaatgattgatttttttttctttaccacTTGTATTGGTTGCCAATAATTGATTTGTTCTTCATTGCTTCTTTCTCGTTTTGCTTATCTCCACGATATTTTTTCCTTATTACTTGTACTGTCCTTCTTTCCTACACTCTTATCTACACATTTTTTCATCTCTCCACTACCTAAACCACTATCCTTCTCACTTTGTTCCATGTCTCCACCATTAGAGGTTAGATAGTTTCATTTTTGTTCTTTGGAAGCATCACTTCATGCAAAAACGTAATTATCAAATTAAGTCATCATCACAAAATTCACAAAGTATTACTAAGTTATACAATctaaactatttaaaattttattaagttgTACAAAGTTTTATagttatatcaaattttactaaGTTATACCACTTTGGGTTcgatttttcttctctttcgaTGAATAATTCGTGATTTGTTATTTCGTTAAtttttttctagaaaaaaaTTTGATTCGTCTTTTATTTGAAGATTATCCTTTCCCATAtgataaaaagatgaaaaaataAGATTGATTTGTTTCAGTGAAGAAATAGAAAGAATgagtaaaacttaaaaatacttAGTTGATATGTAGATTTTTATGTCTGGATCTGAGTTTAATGGATGGGTATAGTTTGAGTTTGGATAGTCCGCTGGtaaatttgtaaataactagattttgtcAGGTTCgtagatttttaatattttttttatgatttaaataaatattaaataaaaaaggaagaaggaggaggagcattggagacttttttttttcacccGAGAGTATTAGAGCAATTGATTCGTCTGTAAGAGCAGTAGTAGCTATGTTGTCTAACAAAAACGGCCTAAAATTCTTAATGGGCCTAAAATTCTTAATGGGCCTCTCACTGCGTTGAATCTCCGTCTCTGTTTCTTTCGTCTCTCTCTCTGCATCGATGGAGCAACCACCAGATCGAACGAAGCGACCATGGAGATTCACCACGTTCGTCTACACTTCTTCAATCTCATTCCTTCTCCTTTCTATACTCATACTCTCCTTCACCACGCACGATCTCTACAAAACCCTACCTCTGAGATTCATCTCCACCTATCTTCAATCTCTCTCCTCCAATTCCAAATCCGATACTCTTAAAACTCCGTCCCATTGCGTGTTATGGATGGCTCCTTTCCTCTCGAGCGGCGGCTACAGCTCCGAAGCATGGTCCTACATCTTATCCCTCCACCACAACCTCAAACCCCCTAAGTTCCGAATCACAATCGAGCACCACGGCGATCTCCAATCAATCGAGTTCTGGAACGGTTTAGCCACAGAGACGAAAGAGCTCGCCATCGAAATGCACAAAACAGAGTGTAGACCCAACGAGACGATCGTCGTCTGCCACAGCGAGCCTGGCGCGTGGTATCCGCCCTTGTTCGAGACGCTTCCTTGTCCTCCTTACGGTTACTACGGAGACTTTGCGGCTGTGATCGGTAGAACAATGTTTGAGACTGATAGAGTCAATGACGAGCACGTGGAGCGGTGTAACGGAATGGATCGTGTTTGGGTTCCTACTGAGTTTCATGTAGCGTCGTTTGTGAAAAGCGGTGTTGATTCGTCTAAGGTTGTTAAGATTGTGCAGCCTGTTGATGTTGAGGTGTTTGATCCTTTAAAGTATGAGCCTTTGGATTTGGTGGAGATTGGGGATTTGGTTTTGGGTGGCTCTGGAACGAGGAGTTTAGGGTTTGTGTTCTTGAGTGTGTTTAAGTGGGAGAAGAGGAAAGGTTGGGATGTGTTGTTGAAAGCTTACTTGAGAGAGTTCTCTGGTGAAGACAATGTTGCTCTTTTCTTGTTGACTAACGCTTATCATTCAGATAGAGATTTTGGGAACAAGATTGTTGATTTTGTGAAAGAGTTGAGTCTTGAAGAGGGGGAAGATGGTTACCCTTTTGTTTATGTGATTGATAAACACATAGCTCAGGTTGATTTGCCTCGGTTGTACAAAGCGGCTGATGCGTTTGTGTTGCCTACGAGAGGGGAAGGATGGGGACGGCCGATAGTGGAAGCTATGGCGATGTCTTTGCCTGTGATTGCTACGAACTGGTCTGGGCCCACGGAGTATCTGACTGAAGAGAATGGTTATCCGTTGGTGGTTGAGGAGATGAGTGAAGTGAAGGAAGGTCCTTTTGAAGGGCATCAATGGGCAGAGCCTTCTGTTGATAAGCTTAGGGTGCTGATGAGGCGTGTGATGAGTGAACCTGATGAAGCGAAGGTTAAAGGGAGGCGTGGAAGAGAGGATATGGTCAAGAAGTTTGCTCCTGAGGTTGTGGCTAAGGTTGTTGCGGATCAAATCGAAAGAATCTTTGAAGAGAAAATAAGAAGATGACAGGATCTCACACTTTGGTTTAGATCAAATAAGGAAAGTGAACAGTGATTGTATTTTCTCATTCAAGGATTATTCACCAAACATAGTGTATATCAAGGACAGCTTATTCTCTGAGTTTGTGTTTCTTTTTCACTGGAGATGAGAGCGAAACAGGACTTGTTTGTATACTGGCTTCTTGAAGTTCACTGCCTGAAATAACTAGAATAGTAGATGAATGAGGTAGAATCTACTAAACTAAAGGCAAACTGTTTTGAGTTTAATTTGGAGCAATGCAACAACCACTTTATTCAAGAAATATAGACATAAGTGGTGAGTCTTTGCCACACTATTTTGAGACATTAGTTTGTCTAAAACTTGACAGCAGTATATGTTAGTTTAAGATTGTCTTTTGTGAAGAGAGAAGTGATTTATCAACAAGCACCAGTGGTCTAGTGGTAGAATAGTACCCTGCCATGGtacagacccgggttcgattcccggctggtgcatttttgttttgtgatttttaagttaaattgttttaattttaacttCACACAAATAGTTGAGTCAGCTTCCAAGCATTAAACGGCTCTAGATCATGTCTTGAGAGATGTGAAACAGAGATTTTCCTCCAAAATTTTTAAGCTAAAACAGTCAGTGAATGGATATACGGCTTTTCGCTTCTGAGCTTTTCCAACGAAGGCTTTAACAAGAGCTTTGTAGATGGAAGTCTCCAAGAGAGTGTAAGGGATCTTTGTACCGCCCCAATGACTCGTCTTGTTAAAAGTCAATAAATCATATGATTAAAAGAGAGTTTTTTTCCGTTGACTTGGATAGATTTCACATCTATGTAATAGTTATCCTCCCCTCGTTCTCTTGTCTCCGGGATTGAGACAAGAGAAGTGGAAACCAATAACCTTCTTACATCTTTACGGTTCGGCGGGCCGATGTAAACAGGCCCGAAATCATTTCCGGGCTTAGAAGGCAAACAAAGAGCTACTTTAAAGGGAATCTTGTAAGAAGAGACCATGACCTTAACGGAAGACGTTGAGCTATTACCGAGTCCGAGAATGCCCTGAGTACCATACGGAAGCCCGGCCACGACCTCTGAGGCAGACATGCAAGCGAGAGGCAGCCTCGCCGCGAGTTTAGTTGACGGTGACGTGTAGCTTAGGACAACATCGTCTTTAACTAGAGAAGCGAGGACAGTGTTGTAGGTCATTTGGGTTTGGAGGTAAGCGTGACAAGTGTCATTTCTGCAAGGTGGTCCGTAGGTGCCCATGCAATGAAGTGAGGCACTGATTTTTAGTTTGTTTGCAGCAGTTGGACCCACAGAGAATAGGGGTGTAGTTGGTTGAGTTATAGCCAAGCTTGTCGCACTGGAACCATAAGGCTGAGCCTCTAACGTCCACAGCTAGGTTAACCACAAGCGATGGTTTGCCGACGGTCACGTTGGTGTAGTAGATACCGGTTTTGGTGTCTTTAAAGACCGGAAGTACAAAAGCATGAGAGTTTTGCTTTGGTCTTGGCTTAGGCTTTTCGGGTTGTGTTCAGTCAGAGATGTGGTGGTTGCTACTAAAACGAAGAAGACGTTTAGAATGAAGAGACGAGCCATAACTGCTGATAAAAGAAAGGTTGTGATGTTTATCTTTAGAACTCATTAGACATTTATATTAGAGTACATGTTGTAGTATTATTGACCTATTGTATTagtattaaactatttataaattaggGTTAATCTCACTGGTGATGGATTTGTGAAGAAAGGGGAAGAGATAAATTCATCCGTTTtgtaaaaagttaaaagttaTCGATtttgtaaaaagataaaaataaaatttcggtTTTGGTTAGTTGGGTTGGGTAACAAACCAATAATATAAATGGTTAAGGGCAATAATATAACCCCCAGAAAGTTAGATATATACAGAAGTTCaacttctgtttcttttttagTTTAGAAAATTGTTTCTATGAGCTTTAGTTAGAGTCTGTGATCGTCTTTGTATTTACGGAGTTGAACTGGAGGCGCTGTTGGACAGGCCAAAttcttttttaagaaattatatttACTGTATTTAACTAAAATAGTGTAATAATAAgctgtttcaaaaaaaagaaaaagtgtaATAAGAAGCAGATGTCTTTAGATCATCTCCAATgcttaatttcatttttttttcaaagtatGAAGTTCTTCAAAAATTACATTCTAAGTATATTCTACCATCACtctataattaattattaataacaccttatactttttaaatttactaatttaacccaattattttattttaataataataattaaattataatttaaacattATTATATGATACAATTACtacaaataacataaataataaacataaaatattagatttataaAGAAACATTAAATACATAAATCTCTTAAGTGATTAATTCTTCaaaatttgaagaaatgaaaaaaaataaagtgtctttaaaacaaatattgtgCAGAAAGTGGAAATTGAagaaccattggagatggtctgaTGACCATATCTATATCCAGTGAACCAGATAGTAGAATATGTGCTATGCTTTAAAGTGAATTTTTCACTAAATATCATTCGAAGAAGGAAGTCGAGCTGCGGCCAAGTCAGAGTGTTCAAGTAGCCAATAAGAAACTCTCTCCGGATGCTGTTGATTCCTAAGTACACCGGCATTTTTTGCTTCTTCGACTTCTCAGCATCGACATTTTTTTATCATGAATATTGGTCGCCATGCCAAAATTAACTATAAATATTAATCCATATTGAGGTTTAAGCTTCCACATATGATTTTTACAAAACACAATAGTATTTAAATGAGAAATATTGCCtaagtatttttcttttaatctcTTAATACAACTCAAATTCTTATTATCGTTATTACATCTTATGATGCTAacataacttttaattttaatgttgTTGTCGTACATGAGTATGTATGAATATGATGGATatgtgtttgtatgtataagacaaaataaataaataattaaacagaatttttttctattaaaaataaaataattgtataaaacgaaaagaaaattaattataaaatatttaatttcctttttaaaagtataaataaaataaaaatataaaagtaatcttattttttcttataattaactaactcactttttaataattttgtgtaaaaaaatataaaccaaaattaacttcAAACAATTCACATCATATGATTGTGACAtctgtcaattaaaaaaattagatcgtGAATGTGTCAATAAAAACTGTCATTATCTGAAAataactttttcttttcctaaaatcctaaataaaagagatttctaaaaaaaaaagtattttctaaTCGTAACcaagtaagatttttttttcttttttttctaaatcctGACGAGAGAGaatgtaaatttttatttaataatattttttacttaaaaattaatgataaacCTGTTAGtacaattatttaattaacaagaaaaattgtaaaaatattagtgatattgaaaacaacaaattttgaaaatgcaacttttaaaaatagttaatattaagtggtaataattatttgataaaacttttatttttctaaaacctagaaaaaaaaaattgtaaaagattatgtaatatttacttccttttctaaaatcctaaaaactgtaaaagaatatttgatagtttttttcctttaaaaaaaaaaccaaaacaatagaaatttgtatcatatttttttggtcttaACCAGAAGAGAGttgtaaaaatttatttgatgatattttttaagagagtatttgatgatgaacatgatactaaaagttatttaattaacaatagAAGTGTAAAATTTGTATTCATACGAATTGTAGaaataatacttttaaaattattaattaataactaaaaataattatttgatagcgatttttttttctaaaattctaaAGAGAATATAATTGTAATAGGTTATATGAgagtaattttccttttctaaaatcctaaacaaaattgtaaaagagtatttaatattatcttttttaattgtaaataaaaatgatatttataaaatagagtgttttcatttttttttttaaatcctagaaaaataaattttaaaggcttatataataaaacattaaattagtacataagaagatgtataatgttgtcattgactcgattggtgtatttgactttcatttcttttcttttttcattcAATTTCTTATTTCGGGTTGTGTTCAGTTTAAACgtttatgtataatattttctttaattttaagtacaaagtttataacaattaatctatacaccatgattataaaatacaaatattaacttaaATTTATGTGTGAAAAAGGTGATTGTCTTGTTACTTGCTCCTTCTCCAAGAACAAATAATAcatgtaaataataataatactaatgattacttcttcttcttttttaagaAAGTTAAATATTCCATCCCTCCGTTTCATATTTAGTGTCATTGTAGAGAAAATAtttcgttacaaaataagtgtGTTGTCAATGTAaactttattaattttattcggcaatttatttttcttttttttttcattcaattTCTTATTTCGGGTTGTGTTCAGTTTAAACgtttatgtataatattttctttaattccAAGTACAAAGTTTATAACAATTCATCTATGCAccataattataaaatacaaatattaacttaaATTTATGTGTGAAAAAAGGTGATTGTCTTGTTACTTGCTCCTTCTCCAAGAACAAATAATAcatgtaaataataataatactaatgattacttcttcttcttttttaagaAAGTTAAATATTCCATCCCTCCGTTTCATATTTAATGTCATTGTAGTGAAAATGtttcgttacaaaataagtgtGCTGTCAATGtaaagtttattaattttattcggcaaattatttttctattagttgaaatatagttaggtgtataggtaattgtgtttttacgtaaaaaatatacaaaattaattgtttcctTAATCTGTATGCACAGACCCAAAACTATACTTAAAATGAAATTAGTTTTCTACGCTGCATTTGTTCTAACTCTAGATCGCATCCACACTTTTACTTGATCAAAATCCGATTTTACAGAGCCACGCACAGAGGGTGTGAGAGATATAAAAAGGACAGAGAGACACATCACACTAcactcatattttaaaatagaaacaaTTAAACAAATCTAATTTGCATTGGTAAGAAAAAAGGAAATctaatttgttgttttttttactGAGGAAAGCCAAAGCATAATAGCCTTGACTTAGGCAAATGTACGtaactgtttttaaaaaaaaacatgtttttttgttttcttaggcAATGTACGTGACTTTTTATTGAAAAAGAGATTGCTGATAAAAttgcaagttaaaaaaaaaagccagAGTACCTGCCGGAAGCATTTTGTTAAAGCTTTTTTTGACTGTagccaataaattttcaatacctCCAAATTGCTTTTGTAAACCAATATTACGCAATAGTAAGTTATTATTATAGCGTCTTGTTTGTGATTTTGCAACGTCAAACATTTTCTGAAAATGTGAGGTTATAAGAAAATCACATTATGAAACTAAAATGAGCAAACAAAAGTAAAAGTTCAGCGACCAATAGGCTCCCTTAGATGAGAGTCTTTTGtcgatttattaataatatggcGTTTGAAAGATATTGAGCTTTATAGTAGAACTCATTATTGTGGACTACATGATGTGTTGTGACGCAAAAGAGAAGAAGTGAAAGAAAACTTTGAAGCCTCAAGATCAAACTCAACTAGATTATCTTCCATTTGATACCCTCCGATCTCGATTGGAAACAGTGACTCAAACTCGTCAGCTTCCTGAAACGCTAGACACACAACATTTTTGTTTACCTTTACAAGCGAGTTTGGTCCGTATATATCCCACTTTGCTCCTTCTCCCAACACCAAACTAATCACCGGAGTTTCCTTGCCCAACAGAGACTTTTCTCCAAAACTTTTATAGCTAAAGCAGTCAGTGAAAGGATACACAGCTTTTCGCTTCTTGGTTTTCTCCGAGAAGGCTCTGACAAGAGCTTTGTAAATGTACGCCTCCAAGAGAGTGTAAATCTTCGTGCGTCCCCAATGACCCCTCTTGTTTTTCAACAAATCATGGTCGAAAGAGAGCCTCTTACCGTTGACTTCGATAGATTTGACATCTATGAAATAGTTGTAGTCCTCCCCGTGCTCTTTTGTTTCCCGGTTCGAGATAAGAGGAGTGGAAACCAATAACCCCGTGAGGTCTTTACGTTTCAGGCTGCCGCCGATGTAAACGGACCCGGGGTTGTTTCCAGGTTTGGAAGGCAAACAAAGAGAGACTTTAAAGGGAATCTTGTAAGAAGAGAGGAGGCTACTAACGAAAGATGTGGAGCTATTACCGAGACCGAGAATGCCCAGAGTACCAGCCGGAAGCATATTCATCATGCCCTCGAAGTAACCTCTACAAGCTATACGCGCCCTCACTGGAAGTTTGGGTGCAACGTAAGCTGATGATGGAGACATGTACCTTAGCATGACATCGTCGTTAATAAGTGTAGCGATCTGGGTGTTAAAGGTTAACTCGGATTTGAGGTAAGCTTGACAAGTGGTGCATTTATCTTTAGTTTGTTCGCAGCCGGGGGACCCGCAGGGGACAGGGGTTGACGTGGTTGAGTTATAGCCCACCGTATCGCATTCAAACCATAAGGCTGAGCCTCTAACGTCTACGACTAGGTTAGCAACAACTGGTGGCTTGCCAACCGTCACGTTGGTATAGTAGAGACCACTTCTGGTGTCCTTGAAGACAGGA comes from the Brassica rapa cultivar Chiifu-401-42 chromosome A01, CAAS_Brap_v3.01, whole genome shotgun sequence genome and includes:
- the LOC103847384 gene encoding uncharacterized protein LOC103847384 — encoded protein: MEQPPDRTKRPWRFTTFVYTSSISFLLLSILILSFTTHDLYKTLPLRFISTYLQSLSSNSKSDTLKTPSHCVLWMAPFLSSGGYSSEAWSYILSLHHNLKPPKFRITIEHHGDLQSIEFWNGLATETKELAIEMHKTECRPNETIVVCHSEPGAWYPPLFETLPCPPYGYYGDFAAVIGRTMFETDRVNDEHVERCNGMDRVWVPTEFHVASFVKSGVDSSKVVKIVQPVDVEVFDPLKYEPLDLVEIGDLVLGGSGTRSLGFVFLSVFKWEKRKGWDVLLKAYLREFSGEDNVALFLLTNAYHSDRDFGNKIVDFVKELSLEEGEDGYPFVYVIDKHIAQVDLPRLYKAADAFVLPTRGEGWGRPIVEAMAMSLPVIATNWSGPTEYLTEENGYPLVVEEMSEVKEGPFEGHQWAEPSVDKLRVLMRRVMSEPDEAKVKGRRGREDMVKKFAPEVVAKVVADQIERIFEEKIRR
- the LOC103848583 gene encoding probable aspartic proteinase GIP1 yields the protein MSRLFIFLNIIFVLIANTTSLTEHNLKPKPKPNTFVIPVFKDTRSGLYYTNVTVGKPPVVANLVVDVRGSALWFECDTVGYNSTTSTPVPCGSPGCEQTKDKCTTCQAYLKSELTFNTQIATLINDDVMLRYMSPSSAYVAPKLPVRARIACRGYFEGMMNMLPAGTLGILGLGNSSTSFVSSLLSSYKIPFKVSLCLPSKPGNNPGSVYIGGSLKRKDLTGLLVSTPLISNRETKEHGEDYNYFIDVKSIEVNGKRLSFDHDLLKNKRGHWGRTKIYTLLEAYIYKALVRAFSEKTKKRKAVYPFTDCFSYKSFGEKSLLGKETPVISLVLGEGAKWDIYGPNSLVKVNKNVVCLAFQEADEFESLFPIEIGGYQMEDNLVEFDLEASKFSFTSSLLRHNTSCSPQ